A single region of the Elizabethkingia sp. JS20170427COW genome encodes:
- a CDS encoding DEAD/DEAH box helicase yields MSFDLLSEPIRKFIRDKGWEQLRPIQNAAISKILSSDENFILASRTASGKTEAAFLPILSKVNFNDSGVQVLYISPLIALINDQFYRVEELCKYLDVTVTKWHGEANKTLKGRLIKQPTGIVLITPESLEAMFVNKPFNVKHLFSNLKYVVIDEIHSFVGTDRGIQLKSILNRLQKLNSHSFRIVGLSATMSEENKFMEVKEFTGNVEKTKILIDRTAKEINAVFRFFKNENEELPLELLKDLYIETKDNKVLIFPNSRGRAEEVAVKLKKISDRVKGHPNYFSHHSSVDREVREYVEYFAKNNKRHNFCISCTSTLELGIDIGSVDEVVQIDATHSIASLIQRVGRSGRKDGESSNLFLYATTQWTLLQSIACWLLYKESFIEPPEKNEKPYDILVHQALSITKGHSGILLIELIKQLKENSAFNLIEQSEIEEILQHLIEIDFLEKLQHEVIIGVDGEKVVNSRELYSVFKTEENFKVVNAGNTIGEIPFSPQIIEDENILLSAKIWKIKFVDHKAKKIEVIPAKDGKKPMFFGGGAVVHQKIREKMFEVLYSKTEYDFLDEPSFDEIEMMRNDFSVFNIKDLQSERPLLTAEKHLQLFTFTGTRINRTIQLLLNIAGIKNTLDDSSSSLDIEVPKQELISKWNYLSFPLTDIDTHISTLLETNPTLLDFSKWGIYLPKRYQIKLVRNKYFDIEQTKELLSKLELIHNRHT; encoded by the coding sequence ATGTCATTTGACCTACTTTCAGAGCCAATACGAAAATTTATTCGTGATAAGGGTTGGGAACAGTTGCGACCAATCCAAAATGCTGCTATTTCCAAAATATTAAGCTCTGATGAAAATTTTATTTTGGCTTCAAGGACAGCTTCTGGTAAAACTGAAGCCGCATTTTTACCAATACTTTCAAAAGTAAACTTTAATGATTCTGGCGTACAAGTCCTATACATTTCTCCTCTAATTGCTTTAATAAATGACCAATTTTATCGTGTCGAAGAACTTTGCAAATACCTTGATGTAACTGTGACAAAATGGCACGGAGAAGCGAATAAAACATTAAAAGGCAGATTAATTAAACAGCCAACTGGTATTGTTTTAATCACACCTGAATCACTGGAAGCGATGTTTGTAAACAAACCATTCAATGTGAAACATCTGTTTTCAAACTTAAAGTATGTTGTAATAGATGAAATTCATTCTTTCGTTGGAACAGACAGAGGAATTCAACTAAAATCTATTTTAAACAGACTCCAAAAGCTAAACTCACATTCATTCAGAATTGTTGGACTTTCAGCAACTATGAGTGAGGAAAATAAATTTATGGAAGTAAAAGAGTTTACTGGAAATGTAGAAAAGACTAAAATTCTAATCGATAGAACCGCAAAAGAGATAAATGCTGTTTTCCGCTTTTTCAAAAATGAAAACGAAGAATTGCCTTTGGAACTTTTAAAAGACTTATATATTGAAACCAAAGACAATAAAGTTTTAATCTTCCCAAACAGCAGAGGACGGGCAGAAGAAGTAGCGGTAAAACTTAAAAAAATATCTGACAGAGTAAAAGGGCATCCAAATTACTTTTCGCATCATTCGTCAGTTGATAGAGAAGTAAGAGAATATGTTGAGTACTTTGCAAAGAACAACAAGCGACATAACTTTTGTATTTCCTGCACATCAACTTTGGAGCTTGGTATAGATATAGGTTCTGTTGATGAAGTTGTTCAGATAGATGCAACTCACAGTATTGCTTCATTAATTCAAAGAGTTGGAAGAAGTGGTAGAAAGGATGGAGAAAGTAGTAATTTATTTCTTTATGCAACTACTCAATGGACTTTACTACAATCTATCGCTTGTTGGCTTTTATACAAAGAAAGTTTTATTGAGCCACCCGAAAAGAATGAAAAGCCTTATGATATTTTAGTTCATCAAGCATTGTCAATAACTAAAGGTCATTCAGGAATTTTATTAATAGAACTTATAAAACAACTAAAAGAAAATTCAGCATTCAATTTAATTGAGCAATCTGAAATTGAAGAAATACTTCAACATTTGATTGAAATTGATTTCCTTGAAAAACTTCAACACGAGGTTATTATAGGTGTTGATGGTGAGAAAGTTGTAAATAGTCGTGAATTATACAGCGTATTCAAAACCGAAGAAAACTTTAAAGTTGTAAATGCAGGAAATACAATTGGCGAAATACCTTTTTCGCCCCAAATTATTGAAGATGAAAACATATTGCTATCAGCAAAAATATGGAAGATTAAATTCGTTGACCATAAAGCGAAAAAAATAGAAGTAATTCCAGCAAAAGACGGGAAAAAACCTATGTTTTTTGGTGGTGGTGCAGTTGTTCATCAAAAGATTAGAGAGAAAATGTTTGAGGTATTGTATTCCAAAACTGAATATGATTTTCTTGACGAACCAAGTTTTGATGAAATAGAAATGATGCGGAATGATTTCTCTGTTTTCAACATAAAGGATTTACAATCTGAAAGACCATTGTTGACAGCAGAAAAACATTTGCAACTATTTACATTTACTGGAACACGAATTAACAGGACGATACAATTGCTTTTGAATATCGCTGGAATTAAGAATACGCTTGACGACAGCAGTAGTTCGCTTGACATTGAAGTTCCTAAACAGGAATTGATTTCTAAATGGAATTATTTATCGTTTCCATTGACTGACATTGACACTCATATTTCAACGCTTTTAGAAACCAACCCGACACTTTTGGATTTTTCTAAATGGGGAATCTATTTGCCAAAAAGGTATCAAATTAAACTTGTAAGAAACAAATATTTTGACATTGAACAGACAAAAGAACTATTAAGCAAATTAGAACTTATACATAACAGACATACTTGA